In Ruminococcaceae bacterium BL-6, a genomic segment contains:
- the tpiA gene encoding triose phosphate isomerase (Evidence 2a : Function from experimental evidences in other organisms; PubMedId : 8021172, 12682299; Product type e : enzyme), whose product METMNKQLRKAVIAGNWKMNKTPAEAKALLDEIAPLVKGAGCAVAACVPFVDLPAALEAAKGTDIKIGAENCHWAESGAFTGEISAGMLSSLGVGWVIIGHSERRTYFGETDATVNKRIRAALNAGLTVILCVGESLEQREQGITAELVALQTKIALQGVSRSELSRIIVAYEPIWAIGTGRTASAQQANEVCAAIRGTVAALYDRAAADALTVLYGGSMNAKNAAELLAQPDVDGGLIGGASLKARDFAEIVKAASNG is encoded by the coding sequence ATGGAAACGATGAACAAGCAACTGAGAAAAGCAGTGATCGCCGGAAACTGGAAAATGAACAAGACCCCCGCGGAGGCAAAGGCCCTGCTGGATGAAATCGCCCCGCTCGTGAAGGGCGCGGGCTGCGCCGTCGCCGCGTGCGTCCCGTTCGTGGACCTTCCCGCCGCTCTGGAAGCCGCGAAGGGCACCGACATCAAAATCGGCGCGGAAAACTGCCACTGGGCGGAAAGCGGCGCCTTCACCGGGGAGATCTCGGCCGGGATGCTCTCTTCCCTGGGCGTCGGCTGGGTCATCATCGGCCACAGCGAGCGCAGAACCTATTTCGGGGAGACCGACGCCACCGTGAACAAGCGCATCCGCGCCGCCCTGAACGCGGGCCTGACCGTCATCCTGTGCGTCGGCGAGTCGCTGGAACAGCGCGAGCAGGGCATTACAGCCGAGCTTGTCGCGCTGCAGACAAAAATCGCGCTGCAGGGCGTTTCCCGCAGCGAGCTTTCCCGCATCATCGTCGCCTACGAGCCGATCTGGGCGATCGGCACCGGCCGCACCGCGAGCGCGCAGCAGGCGAATGAGGTCTGCGCAGCGATCCGCGGGACCGTCGCCGCCCTGTACGACCGCGCAGCCGCCGACGCGCTCACCGTTCTGTACGGCGGCTCCATGAACGCGAAAAACGCCGCGGAGCTTCTGGCCCAGCCCGATGTGGACGGCGGCCTGATCGGCGGCGCTTCCC
- the pgk gene encoding phosphoglycerate kinase (Evidence 2a : Function from experimental evidences in other organisms; PubMedId : 10559176, 12682299, 22720735; Product type e : enzyme) yields the protein MNDLNKKSVEDIDVAGKRVLVRCDFNVPFDGEGNISDPKRIDEALKTIRYLTGRGARVILCSHLGRPKGEFNPKFSLAPVAEYLSKALGQKVKMAKDVVGESAKSIAASLKDGEVELLENVRFEKGEEKNDPAFAKELASLAEIYVNDAFGTAHRAHASTAGVAAYLPAVCGYLIQKEITIMGRALSDPKRPFVAILGGAKVSDKIGVINNLLEKVDTLIIGGGMAYTFMKALGYSIGTSLCENDKLELAQDTMAKAKDKGVRFLIPVDNVVADKYEENADHQVVDSDKIPDGWMGLDIGPKTRELFAGAVKGAGTVVWNGPMGVSEWSHFAQGTIAVAKAVAESGAVSIIGGGDSAAAVEKLGFADKMTHISTGGGASLEFLEGLELPGIACLNDKN from the coding sequence ATGAATGATCTGAACAAGAAAAGCGTCGAAGATATCGACGTCGCCGGAAAACGCGTTCTGGTGCGCTGCGATTTCAACGTCCCGTTCGACGGCGAGGGAAACATCTCCGACCCCAAGCGCATCGACGAGGCCCTGAAGACCATCCGCTATCTGACCGGCCGCGGCGCGCGCGTGATCCTGTGCTCGCATCTGGGCAGGCCGAAGGGCGAGTTCAACCCCAAATTCTCGCTCGCGCCCGTTGCGGAGTATCTTTCGAAGGCCCTCGGCCAGAAAGTGAAGATGGCGAAGGATGTCGTCGGCGAAAGCGCGAAGAGCATCGCCGCTTCCCTGAAGGATGGCGAGGTGGAGCTGCTGGAAAACGTCCGCTTTGAAAAGGGAGAGGAAAAGAACGACCCGGCCTTCGCGAAAGAGCTTGCCTCTCTGGCGGAAATCTACGTCAACGACGCGTTCGGCACGGCGCACCGCGCCCACGCCTCCACCGCCGGCGTCGCGGCCTACCTGCCGGCCGTGTGCGGCTACCTCATCCAGAAGGAGATCACCATCATGGGGCGCGCGCTTTCCGACCCCAAACGCCCGTTCGTCGCGATCCTGGGCGGCGCGAAGGTTTCCGATAAAATCGGGGTCATCAACAATCTGCTGGAAAAGGTCGACACGCTGATCATCGGCGGCGGCATGGCATACACCTTCATGAAGGCGCTCGGATACTCCATCGGCACCTCGCTCTGCGAAAACGACAAGCTGGAGCTCGCGCAGGACACGATGGCGAAGGCCAAGGACAAGGGCGTCCGGTTCCTGATCCCCGTCGACAACGTGGTCGCGGACAAATACGAGGAGAACGCCGACCATCAGGTGGTGGATTCCGACAAGATCCCCGACGGCTGGATGGGCCTCGACATCGGCCCGAAAACCCGCGAGCTGTTCGCGGGCGCGGTCAAGGGCGCCGGAACGGTGGTATGGAACGGCCCGATGGGCGTTTCCGAATGGAGCCACTTCGCGCAGGGCACGATCGCCGTGGCAAAGGCGGTGGCCGAAAGCGGCGCCGTTTCCATCATCGGCGGCGGCGACTCCGCGGCGGCCGTGGAAAAGCTTGGCTTTGCGGACAAAATGACGCATATCTCCACCGGCGGCGGCGCCTCCCTGGAATTTCTGGAGGGCCTGGAGCTGCCCGGCATTGCCTGCCTGAACGATAAAAACTGA
- the yibK gene encoding putative rRNA methylase (Evidence 3 : Putative function from multiple computational evidences; Product type e : enzyme): MDFQNRLDYHERKTHNTISKGTLQMPTLNIVMVEPEIPQNTGNIARTCAATGARLHLVGPMGFQIDDRKLKRAGLDYWHLLDITYYYNLTDFFSRNTGNFYYFSTKGKNVFSSLSYPDGCYLVFGKETAGLPEPLLQENPDTTVRIPMIGGARSLNLSNSVAIGVYEVLRQWNYPGLLREGKPRTFQW, encoded by the coding sequence ATGGACTTTCAAAACCGTTTGGATTATCATGAAAGAAAAACGCATAATACGATATCGAAAGGGACTTTGCAAATGCCAACCTTGAACATTGTGATGGTGGAACCCGAAATCCCGCAGAACACCGGAAACATCGCCCGCACCTGCGCCGCGACCGGCGCCCGGCTTCATCTGGTCGGCCCGATGGGATTTCAGATCGACGACAGAAAACTGAAACGCGCGGGCCTGGATTACTGGCACCTGCTGGATATTACCTATTACTATAATCTGACCGATTTTTTCAGCCGTAACACAGGAAATTTCTACTATTTTTCCACAAAAGGGAAAAACGTCTTCTCCTCTCTTTCCTACCCGGACGGCTGCTACCTGGTGTTCGGCAAGGAAACCGCCGGCCTGCCGGAGCCGCTTCTTCAGGAAAACCCGGACACCACCGTGCGCATCCCCATGATCGGCGGCGCGCGCAGCCTGAACCTTTCCAATTCCGTCGCCATCGGCGTCTACGAGGTGCTGCGCCAGTGGAATTACCCCGGCCTTCTCCGCGAAGGAAAGCCGCGCACGTTCCAGTGGTGA
- a CDS encoding conserved protein of unknown function (Evidence 4 : Unknown function but conserved in other organisms) — MYKETMGFMKGIGMGLAAGVAVASIGSRTMKNNKRLKRTANKAMRKVNGMLDNVDYIFK; from the coding sequence ATGTATAAGGAAACAATGGGATTTATGAAAGGGATCGGCATGGGGCTGGCGGCCGGCGTAGCGGTCGCAAGCATCGGCTCCAGAACCATGAAGAACAACAAACGCCTGAAGCGCACCGCGAACAAGGCGATGCGCAAGGTAAATGGAATGCTGGACAATGTGGACTACATTTTCAAATAA
- a CDS encoding Mechanosensitive ion channel protein MscS encodes MINEIYKKTEASALNFETIKSGFLQWLETIAPNLLAAAAIVLLGWWLSNLLGKLTWRALSRAKTDQGAASFIASLVKSLLKVLVCVIAAAQLGMNVASIVTALGAAGITAGLALKDSLSNVASGAQIIFTKPFLAGDYLSIDDVEGTVDRIEIMFTTLRTFDNKQIVIPNSKITQSVITNYTAMKTRRLDVSYVVAYDDDITAAKNLLAKLVAAHRLVLQSPPPMTAVGKHLENGVEIVAQMWCHTEDYWPLYYQLQEQVKLALDKNGFHIPLPQLEIRRKD; translated from the coding sequence ATGATAAATGAAATTTACAAAAAGACGGAGGCATCCGCATTGAATTTTGAAACCATCAAATCCGGCTTCCTCCAGTGGCTCGAGACCATCGCCCCGAACCTTCTCGCGGCGGCGGCGATCGTCCTGCTGGGCTGGTGGCTGTCGAACCTTCTCGGGAAGCTGACCTGGCGCGCCCTTTCGCGCGCGAAAACGGACCAGGGCGCGGCATCGTTCATCGCGTCGCTGGTCAAATCCCTGCTGAAAGTGCTCGTATGCGTCATCGCGGCGGCGCAGCTCGGCATGAACGTCGCCTCGATCGTCACGGCGCTGGGCGCCGCGGGGATCACCGCCGGCCTCGCGCTGAAAGACAGCCTTTCCAACGTTGCGAGCGGGGCGCAGATCATTTTCACCAAACCGTTCCTCGCCGGGGATTATCTTTCCATCGACGACGTGGAGGGCACTGTGGACCGCATCGAGATCATGTTCACCACCCTGCGCACATTCGACAACAAACAGATCGTCATCCCGAATTCCAAAATCACGCAGAGCGTCATCACAAACTACACGGCGATGAAGACCCGCCGGCTGGATGTCTCCTATGTAGTGGCCTATGACGACGACATCACCGCCGCCAAAAATCTTCTGGCGAAGCTGGTCGCCGCGCACCGGCTGGTGCTGCAGTCGCCCCCGCCGATGACGGCCGTGGGAAAGCACCTGGAAAACGGCGTGGAGATCGTCGCGCAGATGTGGTGCCATACCGAAGACTACTGGCCGCTGTACTATCAGCTTCAGGAGCAGGTGAAGCTGGCGCTGGACAAGAACGGGTTCCACATCCCGCTCCCCCAGCTTGAAATCCGGCGGAAAGACTGA
- a CDS encoding Membrane-binding protein: protein MEIPAPENEICTVYLKGYSALSSLHGRLFQVRRGFFKTGAKARGKAAEPRDGESVLCRYVIGRRKFRWKVKKGRAVLEQAFPQTGGYCIVARAEDGRMLSRTEYGEGHRWERASFYGPDAGRAEAVLSRMAGGGLSLLRYDPAKKSSSRETLYPCPVEMGTSRQSVIDSEAGEPPVYAACVSGDFCFCGESELAKRRALLEKLESGEVPDEPVWKSPEKPDPAPDPSPDSPAEKAPPAPRDGSYFVDRELFRQDAPAPKAVPASSVRYAVAAKRLDGTVLAPGLDSAPAGESPEESPAPGTSPESPENPGPAPPESEPGDELPVKNIVVSAEESYLYFGQVLDGMRHGRGRTQMPDGKTAYEGGYFMDKREGFGTYYYKTGKLCYAGHWKGNRRDGAGAAFSPEGGLYAGGFRGDRPHGMGALFDKDGGLCYAGPLKDGARDGAGASYRKQDGTLFVGAWSGGRPTGQGSAFDPQGRLRYNGGWKDGMRDGMGTEYSEAGAVIFVGLWEKDRRVRGVEYENGAPKPYRL, encoded by the coding sequence GTGGAGATTCCAGCGCCGGAAAACGAAATCTGCACGGTGTATCTGAAGGGGTATTCCGCGCTTTCGTCGCTGCACGGGCGCCTGTTCCAGGTGCGCCGCGGCTTTTTTAAGACCGGGGCGAAGGCGAGGGGGAAAGCGGCGGAGCCGCGCGACGGGGAATCCGTGCTCTGCCGCTATGTCATCGGCCGCAGAAAATTCCGGTGGAAGGTGAAAAAGGGGCGCGCCGTGCTGGAGCAGGCGTTCCCGCAGACGGGCGGATACTGCATCGTTGCGCGCGCGGAGGACGGCCGGATGCTGAGCCGCACCGAGTACGGCGAGGGCCACCGCTGGGAGCGGGCCAGCTTTTACGGGCCGGATGCGGGCCGCGCCGAGGCGGTGCTTTCCAGAATGGCGGGCGGCGGGCTTTCGCTTCTGCGGTACGACCCCGCGAAGAAAAGCTCCTCGCGGGAAACGCTGTATCCCTGCCCGGTGGAAATGGGCACGTCGCGGCAGAGCGTGATCGATTCCGAGGCGGGGGAGCCGCCGGTTTACGCGGCGTGCGTTTCCGGTGACTTCTGCTTCTGCGGGGAAAGCGAGCTTGCGAAGCGCCGCGCCCTTCTGGAAAAGCTCGAGTCCGGCGAGGTTCCGGACGAGCCGGTGTGGAAATCGCCGGAAAAGCCCGATCCCGCGCCCGATCCTTCCCCTGATTCCCCCGCGGAAAAAGCGCCGCCCGCGCCCCGGGACGGAAGCTATTTTGTAGACCGCGAGCTGTTCCGTCAGGATGCGCCCGCGCCGAAGGCCGTGCCCGCTTCATCCGTGCGGTACGCGGTGGCGGCGAAGCGCCTGGACGGGACGGTGCTCGCGCCGGGACTGGATTCCGCGCCCGCCGGGGAATCCCCGGAAGAATCGCCCGCGCCCGGAACATCCCCGGAATCCCCGGAAAATCCCGGCCCCGCCCCGCCGGAATCCGAGCCGGGGGATGAGCTTCCCGTGAAAAATATCGTGGTGAGCGCCGAAGAGAGCTACCTCTATTTCGGCCAGGTGCTGGACGGCATGCGCCACGGCCGGGGCCGCACCCAGATGCCCGACGGAAAAACCGCGTATGAGGGCGGGTATTTTATGGATAAGCGGGAAGGATTTGGCACATATTATTACAAAACCGGGAAGCTCTGCTATGCCGGCCATTGGAAGGGCAACAGAAGGGACGGCGCGGGCGCGGCCTTTTCCCCGGAAGGCGGGCTGTACGCGGGCGGCTTCCGGGGGGACAGGCCCCACGGCATGGGCGCGCTGTTCGACAAAGACGGGGGCCTTTGCTACGCCGGGCCGCTGAAAGACGGGGCGCGCGACGGCGCGGGGGCCTCTTACCGCAAACAGGATGGGACGCTGTTCGTCGGCGCGTGGAGCGGCGGCCGGCCCACGGGGCAGGGCAGCGCGTTCGACCCGCAGGGGCGGCTTCGCTACAACGGCGGATGGAAAGACGGCATGCGCGACGGCATGGGCACGGAATACAGCGAGGCGGGCGCCGTGATTTTTGTCGGCCTGTGGGAAAAAGACCGGCGCGTGCGCGGCGTGGAATACGAAAACGGCGCGCCGAAACCCTACCGTTTATAA